The Chitinimonas arctica region GGGCAGGACCGCTTGCAGTGCGGCGCCGTCGCGCAGGTGCAGATGCCAGTCGTCGGGACGGATCAGGGTAAGGGTTTGCATGCGGGCATCCATCGAATAGGTTCGGGCCGGCGGGCTCGCCGCCGGCAAGGAAAATCAGCGCGGTCCTAGCGACGGCGCAGCCAGAATAGGTACTTGCCGTCCAATTGCTCCTGGTGCGCAATACCGTGGCCGGTCTGTTGGCAGAAAGCCTGGAAATCGGCAGGCGTGCCGGGATCGGTGCAGATCAGGTGCAGGATCGTGCCGCTGGGCAGGTCGGCCAGCGCTTTCTTGGCACGCAGGATGGGCAGCGGGCAATTGAGGCCGGAAAGATCGACCGTGAGATTCGCATCGGGTGCGGTGGGTGCGGACATGACCAGGGACCGGGAAAGGGACAATACCCGGATTATACCGTTGCACCCGCCTCCACCACGACCACCCTGCTGGCCGGCCCGGCACGGAGGCTGACCGCCTCGTCCTGGAGCAGCAAGAGCTGGCCCGCCTCGATCAACCGGCCACCCAGGCGCAACTGGCCGGCCAGGGCATGGACCAAGGTCCATTGGCACCCTGATAGCGCCAGCTCGGCGCCTTCGGCCAGCGCCAACACCCGCAGTGCGGCCTGGCCCCAATCGCGCGCCACCATCAGGTTGAAATCGCGCAAAGGCCCATCCAGCAAGCGGCAATCGACCGCCGCCTCCCCGGGAAAATCGATAGGCTGGCAGGGGCGATCCATGCGCACGGTGTGGGTGCCGAAGTCCAGCAGCATGCCGGCCCCCTCCAATAGCATCAGGCTACGATCCACACCGGGGAATAGGGAAAACGGCCCGCCCTGCGCAACGTCGGCGATGGACAAGCGTAAGGCGAAATCATCTGGCCGCGCCGGATGAGACAGCCGAAACAATTCGCAGGTGGTGCCCCCGCCGTTGCGCCAGGGCATGTTGCGGTAATCGGCAGGGGTAAACAGGTGAGGCATGAGTGGGAGGCCACAGTCAGGAACGACTGCGGTCACGGGCCTCGAAACGCGACAATGGGTAGAACAGGCTGTATCGCACGCTTGTCGATTCAAGCAGCGCGTTGCTTAGCTCGCCAAGCCTCAAACCCACCGGCCTGGTTGATCTCGTCATCCAACTCACTTACGAGTGCTTGGATATATCGCACAGTCGGACGGTCATCGAATACAACCATGCCTTCTCGACGGTTGCGCTCCTCAAGTTCCGCCGACTCCGCGAGGAAACGTTCGGTTGGGTTCATGATTTCTCCCTTCTGTATGTCAATCCAAGGCGGTGAGCTAACTGTACCCAGATCTGGTGATCAAGCTCGGCCG contains the following coding sequences:
- a CDS encoding sulfurtransferase TusA family protein, whose amino-acid sequence is MSAPTAPDANLTVDLSGLNCPLPILRAKKALADLPSGTILHLICTDPGTPADFQAFCQQTGHGIAHQEQLDGKYLFWLRRR
- a CDS encoding HutD/Ves family protein codes for the protein MPHLFTPADYRNMPWRNGGGTTCELFRLSHPARPDDFALRLSIADVAQGGPFSLFPGVDRSLMLLEGAGMLLDFGTHTVRMDRPCQPIDFPGEAAVDCRLLDGPLRDFNLMVARDWGQAALRVLALAEGAELALSGCQWTLVHALAGQLRLGGRLIEAGQLLLLQDEAVSLRAGPASRVVVVEAGATV